In the Silurus meridionalis isolate SWU-2019-XX chromosome 6, ASM1480568v1, whole genome shotgun sequence genome, one interval contains:
- the guk1a gene encoding guanylate kinase, whose product MYLRLFSRLSSVMAGPRPVVFSGPSGAGKSTLLKKLLGEFDGVFGFSVSHTTRKPRPGEQNGKDYHYVKREDMQAGIANGDFIESAEFSGNMYGTSKAAVQAVQAQNLICILDIDMQGVKSIKKTNLNPIYISIQPPSMDVLEKRLRARKTETEESLQKRLQAALIEVEFSKEAGQFDVVIVNDNLDEAYEKLKAALLQEIENVKNSSKA is encoded by the exons ATGTACCTGAGGTTGTTCTCCAGACTCTCCTCAG tgatggcAGGGCCGAGGCCAGTGGTGTTCAGTGGGCCCTCGGGTGCTGGGAAAAGCACACTACTCAAAAAGCTGCTGGGAGAATTTGACGGCGTCTTCGGCTTCAGCGTGTCtc ATACAACACGGAAACCTCGTCCTGGAGAGCAGAATGGAAAAG ATTATCATTACGTGAaaagggaggacatgcaggcgGGAATTGCTAACGGAGATTTTATCGAGAGTGCAGAGTTCTCAGGGAACATGTATGGAaccag TAAAGCTGCAGTTCAGGCCGTTCAAGCCCAAAATCTGATTTGCATTTTGGACATCGACATGCAGGGTGTGAAGAGCATCAAGAAAACCAACTTAAACCCCATCTACATCTCCATCCAACCTCCATCCATGGATGTgctg gagAAGAGGTTAAGGgcaagaaagacagagacgGAGGAGAGTTTACAGAAGAGGCTCCAGGCTGCACTCATAGAAGTGGAGTTCA GTAAAGAGGCGGGTCAGTTTGACGTGGTGATCGTTAACGATAATCTGGACGAAGCGTATGAGAAACTAAAAGCTGCTCTGCTCCAG gaaatagaaAATGTCAAGAACAGCAGTAAAGCCTGA
- the c6h1orf35 gene encoding multiple myeloma tumor-associated protein 2 encodes MFGSSRSGGVRGGQDQFNWDDVKVDKHRENYLGNSLMAPVGRWQKGKDLTWFSKDKQSSGEKDREQELRAVREAEHNAMMVALGHKTVQKRPAGLTKEDLVDACRREGDGEERDVDRVSGLGSSSGGGRRMIFSKQEKEAVKMGLPVFTHHKVAAAEAASAEKPEEAQREEAERKSDRDESHKKSKKEKKSKKEKKKKKEKKRHRKTRTQTPSIKGVSSTTETTGVPPAHHVVLSEDTRLDTGVQTQVQRSGIEAPPLEAGTPHPAIAMTPTQTTDETTD; translated from the exons ATGTTCGGGTCTTCGAGGTCAGGAGGAGTGAGAGGAGGACAGGACCAGTTCAACTGGGACGATGTGAAAGTGgataaacacagagagaattatctgg ggaacTCTCTGATGGCTCCAGTAGGACGTTGGCAGAAGGGGAAAGACCTGACGTGGTTTAGTAAAGATAAACAGAGCTCAGGGGAGAAGGACAGAGAGCAGGAGCTCCGAGCTGTCAGAGAGGCAGAGCACAACGCCATGATGGTGGCACT AGGTCATAAAACGGTACAGAAGCGTCCGGCTGGTCTGAccaaagag gatctgGTGGACGCGTGCAGGAGAGAAGGAGACGGAGAAGAACGAGATGTGGACCGAGTCTCAGGGCTTGGAAGCTCCAG tggtGGAGGTCGGAGGATGATTTTCTCCAAGCAGGAGAAGGAGGCGGTGAAGATGGGACTCCCTGTGTTTACT CATCATAAAGTGGCCGCAGCTGAAGCAGCATCAGCTGAGAAACCTGAGGAGGCACAGAGAGAAGAAGCAGAGAGGAAAAG CGACAGAGATGAGAGCCACAAGAAAAgcaaaaaggagaagaaaagcaaaaaggagaagaagaagaagaaagagaagaagaggcaCAGAAAGACTCGGACTCAGACACCGAGCATAAAAG gcgTAAGCAGCACTACGGAGACCACCGGCGTACCTCCAGCCCATCACGTGGTTCTCAGCGAGGACACGAGGCTCGACACAGGCGTTCAGACCCAGGTTCAAAGGTCAGGCATCGAAGCCCCTCCCCTAGAGGCCGGGACCCCCCACCCCGCCATCGCCATGACACCGACTCAGACGACTGATGAGACGACGGATTGA